The region TATTCTTCCCATTATCGATGGAGAAAACAATAATAAAACTACTATCTTCATAAAAACAGAACGGGGTGAGGAATTACTCCAAGGTATTGAAAACAACCTCGTTGAAGAAGATTTCGATTCTGCCACATTATCTTCTATAAGAGAAGAAAGAACACGATATAAAGAGAAGACCTGGCAGAATATAAAAACAGAAAACTTCGGGATACCCGGCTTGATTGATATCTTTGGTCGCTGTATAAACTGCCACGCCTGTGGTCGAGCCTGTCCAATCTGCTACTGTAACCTTTGTTACTTTGATTCTGCGAGTAATGATACGGGTCCCAGAGTTTACGAAGAAGAACTCGAGAGAAGGGGGGCATTGAGATTACCTTCAGGTACTATCTTTTATCATATCGGACGGATGATCCATATAAGTTTGAGCTGTGTGGGATGTGGAATGTGTTCGGATGTTTGTCCAATATCAATTCCTGTAGGTACTGTTTTTACAAAGATTGCTGAAGCAACCCAGGGACTTTTCAATTATGTGCCGGGTCGAGACCTCGAAGAGAAAATTCCGATTTCGACCTTCAAAATTAAAGAATTCGATGAATTGGGAGAGGCATAATGGAAGAGAAAGAGTTTTTACCTCGTATCATTGGATTCCTCTGCAAGTGGTGTTCCTATGCGGGAGCCGACCTTGCAGGAGTCTCAAGACTGAAGATGCCGGCGACTTTGATTCCAATCCGGGTAATGTGCTCCAGTCGGGTTGATCCGCTCTTTATCCTCGCCGCTCTGCTCAGGGGAGCCGATGCGGTGCTTGTAGCAGGATGCCATCCTGGTGATTGTCATTACCAGACCGGCAACTACTATACCCGAAGAAGGATTGCACTTCTCGAAAAGATTTTCGACCAATTGGGCATTGAGACTGACCGTTTGC is a window of candidate division WOR-3 bacterium DNA encoding:
- a CDS encoding coenzyme F420 hydrogenase, which encodes MKALKISKSPDDAIKDLLSSLFEKQKIKGVFSLCYDQDYFYGFVTDKNLLNKLTPTAPVMPANGGKMLSRLTMLEPIQTPIVVVLRPCELRALYELVKLEQANIENLIFISFICPGVLSLKEIKGNIEEKVANVNQKQGLRECCRFCENFVPENADLILPIIDGENNNKTTIFIKTERGEELLQGIENNLVEEDFDSATLSSIREERTRYKEKTWQNIKTENFGIPGLIDIFGRCINCHACGRACPICYCNLCYFDSASNDTGPRVYEEELERRGALRLPSGTIFYHIGRMIHISLSCVGCGMCSDVCPISIPVGTVFTKIAEATQGLFNYVPGRDLEEKIPISTFKIKEFDELGEA
- a CDS encoding hydrogenase iron-sulfur subunit; this translates as MEEKEFLPRIIGFLCKWCSYAGADLAGVSRLKMPATLIPIRVMCSSRVDPLFILAALLRGADAVLVAGCHPGDCHYQTGNYYTRRRIALLEKIFDQLGIETDRLRLAWISASEGSRFRDVITKFTQQIKEKGPNPIKKEIFL